The sequence below is a genomic window from Lolium perenne isolate Kyuss_39 chromosome 7, Kyuss_2.0, whole genome shotgun sequence.
atgcagcattttctgtttccaaccaaatagcaatcaacgaagcagtttcaaccttcgccatgaacattaagagtaaagctaagaacacatgtgttcatacgcaacagcagagcgtgtctctctcccacataagcatgaatttattcaaacataaacaaaaacaaacagacgctccaagtaaagggacataagatgtgaccgaataaaaatatagtttcaagagaagaaacctgataagttgtcgatgaagaaggggatgccttgggaatccccaagcttagatgcttgagtcttcttgaaatatgcagggatgaaccacgggggcatccccaagcttagacttttcactcttcttgatcatattgtatcatcctcctctcttgacccttgaaaacttcctccacaccaaacttaaaataaactcattagagggttagtgcataatcaaaaatttacatgttcagtggtgacacaatcattcttaacacttctggacattgcacaaagctactggaagtcaatggaacaaagaaatccatccaacacagcaaaagaggcaatgcgaaataaaaggcagaatctgtcaaaacagaacagtccgtaaagacgaattttttagaggcactggacttgctcagatgaaaatgctcaaattgaatgaaagttgcgtacatatctgaggatcacgcacgtaaattggcagatttttctgagttacctacagagaaccctgcccaaattcgtgacagacagaaatctgtttctgcgcaataatccaaatctagtatgaaccttgctatcaaagactttacttggcacaacaatgcaataaaataagataaggagaggttgctacagtagtaacaacttccaagactcaagtataaaacaaaagttgctgtagtaaaataaaaacatgggttatctcccaagaagtgctttctttatagccattaagatgggctcagtaattttaatgatgcactcgcaagaaataagagttgaagcaaaagagagcatcaagaagcaaattcaaaacacatttaagcctaacatgcttcctatgaaaatgaatcttgtaaataaacaagtcatgtaggcataatgcaacaagcataggaaaactagacaagcgcaacttcaaaattttcagcatatatagaggtgttttagtaacatgaaaacttctacaaccatattttcctctctcataataactttcagtggcatcatgaacaaactcaacaatataaatatcacataaagcattcttattcacatgcataaacgtatcattactctccacataagcataatcaattttattagttgtagtgggagcaaattcaacaaagtagctatcgttattattctcatcatcaaatataggaggcatattgtaatcataataaactttatcctccatagtaggcggcaccagaagaccactatcattataatcatcatatataggaggcatatcataatcaacataaactttctcctcaatacccggagggctaaagagatcattttcatcaaaaccgacctccccaagcttagaattttccatagcattagcaacaatagtgttcaaagcattcatactgataacattcccattagcatgcatataaagttccatgggtttttttaattctctcttcaaacaaatcatgtcctaattcaagataaagttcataaagatctctcattttgttgttgttttccattaagcctaattagtgtaaacaagaaacaaaaagatgcaattgcaggatctaaaggaaatagcttcgaacactcacacaatggcaacagaaaagtacttagttactgggaccggagtatgagtgccttttacctttcctccccggcaacggcgccagaaaagtgcttgatgtctacgggtgcttctattcttgtagacagtgttgggcctccaagagcagaggtttgtagaacaatgacaagtttcccttaagtggatcacccaaggtttatcgaactcagggaggaagaggtcaaagatatccctctcaagcaaccctgcaatcacgatacaagaagtctcttgtgtccccaacacacctaatacacttgtcagatgtataggtgcactagttcggcgaagagatagtgaaatacaagtggtatgaatgaatatgagcagtagtaacggcgccagaaaagtgcttgctggcgtgcagttgatggtagtaacattgcaggaagtaaagatgcagtagaacagtaaacaagcgatgattgcagtatttggaaacaaggcctagggatcatactttcactagtggacactctcaacattgatcacataataaataagttctcttcctttgtgctacatatactcttgtttgataatgaacaccattcgttgtgtagggctacaagagcacctcaatgccggagttaacaagctccacaacattcggcattcatgtttaagtaacctttagagcataatagatctttgcaacttaaaccgagtactaacatagcatacacactgtcacctttacactatgaagggggaatgaatcacatcaatactatcatagtaataattaactccataacctacaagagattatgatcataacctacgccaagaactacacgatgcacacactgtcaccattacaccgtgaaggaggaatagactactttaataacatcacaagagtagcacatagactaatagtgatacaaagctcatatgaatctcaatcatgtaaggcagctcatgagatcattgtattgaagtacataggagagagattaaccacatagctaccggtacagcccttagcctcgatggagaactactccctcctcatgggagacagcagcggtgatgaagatggcggtggtgttgatggaggagccttccgggggcacttccccgtcccggcggcgtgccggaacagagactcctgtcccccagatcttggcttcgcgatggcggcggctctggaaggtttctcgtactgtggctttttcgtttcgaagatttaggtcagggagctttaaataggcgaagaggcggagtcggaaggggtacggagccaccacacaatagggggcgcgcccagggtccaggccgcgccgccctggcgtgtggcccccctgtggctctcctctggtggctctcgggtgttctggaagcttcgtggaattctaagatgctgggcgttgatttcgtccgattccgagaatatttccttactaggatttctgaaaccaaaaacagcagaaaacagcaactggcccttcggcatctcgttaataggttagttccggaaaacgcatcaaaacgatataaagtatgaataaaacatgtaggtattgtcataaaactagcatggaacataagaaattatagatacgtttgagacgtatcagagatccataatggctcccacatattcaacgatgacttagtgatcgaatgaaccattcacatacgataccaattccctttgtcacgcgatattttacttgtccgaggtttgatcatcggtatcactctataccttgttcaacctcgtctcctgacaagtactctttactcgtaccgtggtatgtggtctcttatgaacttattcatatgcttgcaagacattagacgacattccaccgagagggcccagagtatatctatccgtcatcgggatggacaaatcccactattgatccatatgcctcaactcatactttccggatacttaatcccacctttataaccacccatttacgcagtggcgtttgatgtaatcaaagtacctttccagtataagtgatttacatgatctcatggtcgaaaggactaggtaactatgtatcgaaagcttatagcaaataacttaatgacgtgatcttatgctacgcttaattgggtgtgtccattacatcattcatataatgatataaccttgttattaataacatccaatgttcatgattatgaaactaatcatctattaatcaacaagctagttaagaggcttactagggactcattgttgtttacataacacacatgtatcaatgtttcggttaatacaattatagcatggtatataaacatttatcataaacataaagatatatacctcttgggcatatctccaacatgcaGCGCTGTTGTTGCGGTGTTTGGCGAAGTTTATCTAAGAGATCCGACCACCAAAGACACTCTCCGCCTCTTGTCCATCAATGAAAAGAGGGTGTTTCCTGGTATGCTGGGAAGCATAGATTGCATGTATTGGCAGTGGAAGAACTGTCCATTTGGTTGGCAAGGGCAgttcaaaagggcataaaaagGGGTGCACGGTAATGTTGGAGGCAGTTGCGTCAcaagatctctggatttggcacttcTTCTTTGGCGTGGCAATCGATTAATGATATCAATGTTCttcagcgctctccggtgtttgctaCGCTTGCAAAAGGCAATGCTCCTCCGATTTCCAATGAGATCAATGGTCATTCTTATGACCAGGGTTGTTATCTAGCCGATGGCATCTACCCTTCGTGGGCAACCTTGATGAAGACAATCTGTAACCCTACAGATGAAAAATGCAAGAGGTTCGCAAAAGAGCAAGAGGCAGCTCGAAATGATGTAGATCGGGCATTTACATGCTGCAATCACGTTGGGAATTGTTCGGCACCCTGCCAGAATATGGAGCGCCGAGAGAATGTGGGAAGTGATGACAACATGTgtcatcatgcacaacatgattgtTCATGAAGAGCGCGCGAGATGACAACATCTATAACAGGAAGAGCGCGCGAGATGAGACTGGGAATTTCATGGTGAGTTGGTTGAGCGACAGGCTGGGGCAGCATCTTGGGAATACTTCTTGTATATGCATAATTCGTTGCGGGATCGGACCATCCATGATCATCTTTCAAGCCGATTTGATTGAGCACACGTGGGAAACCAGCATGACTAGTATGTTTCTATATTCAATTTAAGTTGCCTTATATTTAAAACTATGTAGTGTGTAGGGGTAGAAATGGATCGGATGCGGATCAGATAGTGCCCTTCCCATATCCGTTTCCGTATTTTTAAAACAAATACGGATGCGAATATGGATGTTGACGAATACAAATTCGGAGCGGATGTTAGTCGAATACAAATACAGATCAGATGGTTCCTTAATTCGGAGCGGATACGAATATAAGGAAATAATTGActcatgtcatataatgagctaaTTATATAATAGTATAGCAATAAATATACTGATATAATGCATAGTACTTTCAATTTCAATCACATAAAAGAATATTTGGTCGATTTGTTAGTTTGTCTAGGTTAGGTAATTGCCATATTGGGGTCGAATTTCTAAATTTGGCTAACATAATCTTATTCGGATACGGATGTATCCATTTCCATATCCACATTTGCTTCAAAATTCAGTACcatatttatttttgtttttgtaaaACGGATTCGGATATTaccattttcattttcaatttctcGAATACGGTTGTCGGATAATATGTACTATTCTTGTTTGAACAATATTTATTTTTCTACAATTTGAATTGTGTTGCTTGTAAAATTACTATTGGAAATGCAAATTCCAACTGGCTAGGGCTGACAAAGACAACGCGAACCGAATGAGTCGCGCCACTGTACGTGCTATCCTTGCAGGTTGGACAGACACCACCAAACTGTCAATCGACCAATCCAAATGAATAGAAACGAACCATTTATATCGGTGTTTTAGGTAGGCCCACTGGAGAATTATTTTTGAGCACTAGGGATggctaagactgctcatagtaggagtaacttagctagtaacatcacacacttcaatgtattttggtgacatggtaTAACAATAAATGAAATAAGAGagagaggtggtaactagctttgttaccataacatcacacaccccaagacaaAATAAATCTATAAATTAATAAATGAGATTTTGCATGATACCACCTCTAAATTATTTTTCACTATAAAAATAGTAATATGGACTAGTAATTTATGCATGACACCACCTTATATTACTTCCCATTACGAGTAGATTTGAGTGCCTAACCAAACACCTCGAAAAGGCCCATATGAAGTCGAGGCCATAGCCCAAACTATCCTTCAGCCCAATCCGGGTCTTGTTCTGAGACGGTTTACTCCCTTCCTGGGTATTAAAGCCCGCTGTTCCTCTAACCCAATCCCGGTTTCCCCTTGTCCTCCAGACAAATCACTCTCGCGTTAGGTTAGGCCGAGGCGAGAAGGTTCGAGCTCAGcacgcggcggccatggaggacgaAGAGCACGAGGTGTACGGCCAGGAGATccccgtcgacggcgaggacgtcGACATGGGGGCCGGCGGCGACGACGCCGCCAAGGTTCGTTTCCCACCcgtcgccccgccgccgccgcggcttcCTCCCCCTTCTCCCCAAACCCTAACGCTGGTACTGACCCTCTATTCGCCTGTGCAGCTTCACGAGCTCGACGAGATGAAGCGCCGTCtcaaggagatggaggaggaggccgccgCCCTCCGCGAGATGCAGGCCAAGGTCGCCAAGGAGATGCAAGGTTCGTGCCGTCTCCCTGTACGCTACCTGCCCGTAGCAGTTTTTAACACCAGCATACGAGGCAGGGTGGTGGCGAAATCTGAGATCCGGGACAATTAGCTTGCCTGATTTTATTACCTGCTGGTTTGGGTCTGTTAACCGGCCATAGTGTAGACGCACCTCTGCTTATCAGTGGTTTGACCTTAGCTGATTCTGCTAATAGACTGCATGTTCAGTCTTCAAGTTGGTCCTTCTATGGCCCTAAGGGTGTGCATCGCTGGTTTAGCCGGTTTTGGACAGGTTCAGCAAACCAACGTAAAATTAACGGTTCAGAAGGTTTGGTTTCCACTGGTTACGCGCTTTCAAACCGTTGCATGGCATGATTAAGCTCCAGCTCTATGATAGCCGAGCTCGCCATCACGGAGCACAAAATTACACACGCTGGCGCAGCTGAGTAGCAAGAACGCCACCGCGACATGGCGCACCAATCACCACCCGTGTTGGATGCACACTCGTCCTCACTTGCCTCTTCTTCCCATGATCCCATCAACACGAGGAAGACTAGATAGGAGCAGTCGAGCAGACCAGCAGAGCTGTAGAGGGAGGATCTGAAGTCATGTTTTGGATCGACCTGGTGCTCAGTCCTTAGCCGAAAACTCTGAACGGCGGAGTCGAGAGAACAGCGGAATAGACGGCTAAAGCTGAGGTTTATGTCTGGCTGGAGGAGAATTGATGTTGTAGATGGAAGACCATCAGGACGGTTTCAAAGCGGGCAGAACCTGTGACCTGCTGAACCGACATACGGTTTTTGTCGGGTTGGTTCCATGGTGTGCTCGGGTTGACACCAAACCATCAACGGGCGATATGGCCCTACTTGTGTGATTCTGGTAGTCAACCTGCCTTAAGATTGATGTACACGTGCTGTTACTTCACGCAACTAGTCCTCTTAATTCCTGGGTCggagttgggtagttctgttgtgCTAAGTCTAGTACTAAGACTAGATTCCTAACATCGAAGAATTATAAAGGAACTATATATCCACACCTTTGTTTTCTGGAACCTTTTACTCAATGATGATTAATTAGTGCCTCTTTGCTTGTCAAGTTAATCAAATGTAATAACACCAGATATCTGTTTTGATTCTATATAGCTATACATTGCAACTTCTGTTAACGCGTTATGTCTTCTCATCCATGTAGGCGGGGATCCTAATGCAACCACATCAGAAGCAAAAGAAGAAATGGATTCTCGTTCTGTGTTTGTTGGCAATGTAAGTTTTTCTTATCTTGTCTAAATTTACATGTGCACTTCTCATACAGCTATGCCATATCTTTGAACATGCATCATTAATGATCATGTTTCTGTATAAGATCTGCTAGACAGTATTTGTTTTACAGTATTAACTACTGGGAAAGACAATACTCTTCTATTTTTATCTATGCATTTTATTGTATTTATTTTCTGGTGCATTGATTGAACAATGGCATTGGACGCAGGGTAGTCTGCTATCGTCAAGTctttgaaatcaaaattttgGCCTATGGCTGAGTCTCAGTGCAAGTTCTAGTGCTAGATTAGAGGGgggaagaaaaaaaggaaaaaaaaatccttgaaaaaaagaaaaaaatatttgaaaaagtaaaaaaagaatatagaaaagaaagaaaaagaggaaaaataTGATGTGATAGGAAATTCCCCCCAAAGTGCCAGTAGTCTACTGCTGGATATACTCCGCCTGGCGCTTGAGACTCATACCTGGACTGATGCGGCATGCTATCAATAGCCGTTGGTAGATGACCATGAGTGGCAGGAGTGCTTAGGCATGACATGTAAGTGTGAACTCATATTTTACGTTGAGACTATTGAAGAATGCTGTGTTTTTTATGTCCTGCCTCTTGGAGATTTATTCTCCATAATACATGTCTGGCTTGCTTCTCGTTGTGGAAATCAATTACTTTTTCTGTGTTGTTCCCTTCCACCAGTCATTAATAACCAATCTAATATTTCGTCTGCCAGTTTTATGATAATTTTCTGAAATATAACTTTATTTAGAAATATCTGTAGAGTGGGTGTATAGATAAGTTTTCACCAGTGTGCTTCTGTGTTGGAGTGTGTATTTAAGCAGATAACAATATCTGTGATGTTTTAGTACTTCATAGCGGTAAACAGATGCTTGATCGGCCTGAAAGCATCCTATTTTTTGCTTGTTCCCTTCCACCAGTCATTAATAACCAATCTAATATTTCGTCTGTCAGTTTATGATAATTTTGCGAAATATAACTTCTTTTTTTAGAAATATATCTGCAGAGTGGGTGTATAGATAAGTTTTCACCAGTATTTTGCGAAATATAACTTTTTTTTAGAAATGTCTGTAGAGTGGGTGTATAGATAAGTTTTCACCAGTGTGCTTCTGTGTTGGAGTGTGTATTTAAGCAGATAACAATATCTGTGATGTTTAGTACTTCATAGTGGTAAACAGATGCATGATCGGCCTGAAACCATCCTATTTTTTGCTTGTTCGAGCCCCAATGGCAGGAGTGTGTATTTTGCTTGAAGTTTTGATAGTTGGATTCTTCATTAAAATGTGAGAGAAGATTTCATCCTATGACATCAAATAAATAGAGGAAATACTTTAGCAGTAGTTTCTGAGTCGCTAATAACATCTATCATTCAAACTTCTGCAAGTGTGTTGTATGTGTCAGTATGCTTTCCAGCTTGCATGTGTATCTTGCCGTTGCAAGCATATTATGATCTGTTGCTTCTTATAGAAGTTGGTGTGAGTAGTTTGTACATAAACCCTGCAGCACGACTATCATTATCTTTGCACTATCCATTTAGTGCTGCTTGTATGGTCTAGCGTGTAGTCTACATAATCTTGCAAAAAAGTGGCTGAAAAATCGATATGATGCTGAGTTACATACCATCATCAGTTCTAATTTATGTCTCGGTATCATGTATTCTCTGTGTCACTGTACCTGTTGACTTATGCTAGTGTGACAGTGTGGAGTCTGTTTACTTATTTATATCCTGTTTTTGATGAAGTAGGTTAGCTTTAGGCTATTTGGTCATCTACATTATTACCAAAGTACCTGTAGCATTAGTAAATAGAGTGTGCACAGAGTGTTTGTCTATATGCTCTTAGACACAAAGCAGATCCGCCTGAGTAAATTGCATGAGAGTTCTTAGTGCTATAATTTTGTTGGTTATGCAGCCTCATTAGTCACCTACGAGGGACACACCCCATTGAGCTTAGGATCCTGTTGGAACTTAGTGGAATAAATAATTTAGAATAGCAAAAGGCAGTGAGAAATATTTGTCAAGTAGGTTTTGTGCAGAAATTGACATACAATCTTGGTACTGCTGgtttgttttgtgtatttttactCACTATGTTTCTTATTTCTTACTCATATATGATCACACTGCAGGTTGACTATGCATGTACTCCAGAAGAAGTGCAGCAGCATTTTAATTCTTGTGGAACAGTCAACAGAGTGACGATCCTGACTGATAAGTTtggacaacccaaaggttttgcttATGTTGAATTTGTTGAAGCAGAAGCTATTCAGGAAGCTGTCAAGCTGAGTGACTCAGAGCTGCATGGTAGACAAATCAAGGTGAGCTGCGAAGTCATCCTCTCCTCTGAACTGAAATTGACCACCTTGTTTTCAGCAATAACCGACGCGGCATGCTGATCTTCCAACCTTCTTGTATGCAAATCAGGTAGCGCCGAAGCGGACTAATGTTCCTGGGTTGAAGCAGCCTCGAGGGGGTCGAGGATACAACCCATATGGCGGCCACCCCTACATGAGGCCATATCCTCCACCGTTTTTCAATCCTTACGGTGGTTATGGGTAAGTAATAATTTGCATATTTAGTACCCTTGTGCCTCTTGGGCCCTCTAAATTAAGGAGATCATCATCATCAGTCTGTCTAAATGCCGTGCTGTTTCTTTCTTAATGCAGGAGAGCTCCCAGGTTCCGTCGGCCACGCAGGCCCTTCTATTGAAGTACTGGCTCTGATGGGGTTTGTGACCAACACACGGACACTAGTCTTCTATTGTCAGCCAGAAAATCCAAGCTCCTTACACTGTGTTTCGTTGTTTCACAGTTAGATGTGATGGGTATCTGTCATGTACCTTGTTGTGTTCACAATGTTTAAGCTATTGCATGCAGCAGCATTATGTACTATTTGACTTAGCAATCAAGTTAAACAATATATTTGACTGTATGTGGATTATAATTTGTTCCTCTAGATGCTTTTCCATGTTTTTCCTATCTGATTCCCAGTGTATTTTTCACCATTTTTTGGCCTGTTCTTTTCCATGTTATCTTGTCGGGGATGGTTTGACTTGATGTGTTATGTTACCTGATGGAAAAATAAACATTCCAATTTCTGTTGTGATTTGTGATAATATGGTTCAAGGCTTCATGGAAAATAGCATTGTGAAGCAAGATAATCAGTGCGTTGCCACCCATTGGTTAAGGGCATCTCGCGtcgcggacgctaaaatgaccgtttttgtccgcgtgTCCGTTCGCGTCTGGGGTTGGCTCCAGTGGGGTGACgtattttttttcttgtttttttcctcttctccatttaaatatagtttcaaatattacatattgaaacatgattttacacaaactaacacatagtttgaaacatggtttacacaaactaacacatagtttgaaccatgattGACACAAATATAACATTTTAAAAAATAGAAACTAGTTGTGTTGATtttcgtatgttcgctgccaagaaagaacattcgagggtaCACCCAATC
It includes:
- the LOC127317674 gene encoding polyadenylate-binding protein 2; protein product: MEDEEHEVYGQEIPVDGEDVDMGAGGDDAAKLHELDEMKRRLKEMEEEAAALREMQAKVAKEMQGGDPNATTSEAKEEMDSRSVFVGNVDYACTPEEVQQHFNSCGTVNRVTILTDKFGQPKGFAYVEFVEAEAIQEAVKLSDSELHGRQIKVAPKRTNVPGLKQPRGGRGYNPYGGHPYMRPYPPPFFNPYGGYGRAPRFRRPRRPFY